From the Paramormyrops kingsleyae isolate MSU_618 chromosome 7, PKINGS_0.4, whole genome shotgun sequence genome, one window contains:
- the LOC111843768 gene encoding ubiquitin-conjugating enzyme E2 D4-like isoform X4: protein MGPNDSPFQGGVFFLTIHFPTDYPFKPPKVAFTTKIFHPNINSNGSICLDILRSQWSPALTVSKVLLSICSLLCDPNPDDPLVPEIAHTYKADREKYNRLAMEWTQKYAM, encoded by the exons ATGGGACCG AATGACAGTCCCTTCCAGGGTGGTGTCTTCTTCCTGACTATACACTTTCCCACGGATTACCCTTTTAAACCACCCAAG GTGGCCTTCACCACTAAGATCTTCCACCCCAACATCAACAGCAATGGCAGTATTTGTCTGGATATCTTGCGGTCCCAGTGGTCCCCAGCCCTCACGGTCTCCAAAG TCCTGCTGTCAATCTGCTCGCTGCTGTGTGACCCAAACCCTGACGACCCACTGGTGCCAGAGATCGCCCACACCTAcaaggcagacagagagaa GTACAACCGACTGGCTATGGAATGGACACAGAAGTATGCCATGTGA
- the LOC111843768 gene encoding ubiquitin-conjugating enzyme E2 D4-like isoform X2, protein MIYCNFELTDLQRDPPAQCSAGPVGEDLFHWQATIMGPNDSPFQGGVFFLTIHFPTDYPFKPPKVAFTTKIFHPNINSNGSICLDILRSQWSPALTVSKVLLSICSLLCDPNPDDPLVPEIAHTYKADREKYNRLAMEWTQKYAM, encoded by the exons ATGATTTATTGTAACTTC GAGCTGACGGATTTACAACGTGACCCTCCAGCGCAGTGCTCAGCTGGCCCGGTTGGGGAGGACT TATTTCACTGGCAGGCCACCATCATGGGACCG AATGACAGTCCCTTCCAGGGTGGTGTCTTCTTCCTGACTATACACTTTCCCACGGATTACCCTTTTAAACCACCCAAG GTGGCCTTCACCACTAAGATCTTCCACCCCAACATCAACAGCAATGGCAGTATTTGTCTGGATATCTTGCGGTCCCAGTGGTCCCCAGCCCTCACGGTCTCCAAAG TCCTGCTGTCAATCTGCTCGCTGCTGTGTGACCCAAACCCTGACGACCCACTGGTGCCAGAGATCGCCCACACCTAcaaggcagacagagagaa GTACAACCGACTGGCTATGGAATGGACACAGAAGTATGCCATGTGA
- the LOC111843768 gene encoding ubiquitin-conjugating enzyme E2 D4-like isoform X3: protein MALKRIQKELTDLQRDPPAQCSAGPVGEDLFHWQATIMGPNDSPFQGGVFFLTIHFPTDYPFKPPKVAFTTKIFHPNINSNGSICLDILRSQWSPALTVSKVLLSICSLLCDPNPDDPLVPEIAHTYKADREKLLSRAS from the exons ATGGCGCTAAAGCGAATTCAGAAG GAGCTGACGGATTTACAACGTGACCCTCCAGCGCAGTGCTCAGCTGGCCCGGTTGGGGAGGACT TATTTCACTGGCAGGCCACCATCATGGGACCG AATGACAGTCCCTTCCAGGGTGGTGTCTTCTTCCTGACTATACACTTTCCCACGGATTACCCTTTTAAACCACCCAAG GTGGCCTTCACCACTAAGATCTTCCACCCCAACATCAACAGCAATGGCAGTATTTGTCTGGATATCTTGCGGTCCCAGTGGTCCCCAGCCCTCACGGTCTCCAAAG TCCTGCTGTCAATCTGCTCGCTGCTGTGTGACCCAAACCCTGACGACCCACTGGTGCCAGAGATCGCCCACACCTAcaaggcagacagagagaa gcTCTTGTCCAGAGCAAGTTAG
- the LOC111843768 gene encoding ubiquitin-conjugating enzyme E2 D4-like isoform X1, translated as MALKRIQKELTDLQRDPPAQCSAGPVGEDLFHWQATIMGPNDSPFQGGVFFLTIHFPTDYPFKPPKVAFTTKIFHPNINSNGSICLDILRSQWSPALTVSKVLLSICSLLCDPNPDDPLVPEIAHTYKADREKYNRLAMEWTQKYAM; from the exons ATGGCGCTAAAGCGAATTCAGAAG GAGCTGACGGATTTACAACGTGACCCTCCAGCGCAGTGCTCAGCTGGCCCGGTTGGGGAGGACT TATTTCACTGGCAGGCCACCATCATGGGACCG AATGACAGTCCCTTCCAGGGTGGTGTCTTCTTCCTGACTATACACTTTCCCACGGATTACCCTTTTAAACCACCCAAG GTGGCCTTCACCACTAAGATCTTCCACCCCAACATCAACAGCAATGGCAGTATTTGTCTGGATATCTTGCGGTCCCAGTGGTCCCCAGCCCTCACGGTCTCCAAAG TCCTGCTGTCAATCTGCTCGCTGCTGTGTGACCCAAACCCTGACGACCCACTGGTGCCAGAGATCGCCCACACCTAcaaggcagacagagagaa GTACAACCGACTGGCTATGGAATGGACACAGAAGTATGCCATGTGA
- the dbnla gene encoding drebrin-like a, whose product MAVNLSKNGAALTAAYKDVVDEKSQTNWALFTYEGNTNDIRLAEKGEGGLEELVEELSSGKVMYGFCRVQDPNSGLPKYVLINWTGEGVKDARKGQCANHVSSIGKFLKGAHVTINARAEEDVEPESVMQKVAKASGANYSFHKESNRFCDTGPRVPVGSVYQKTNAVSEIKKTNKDNFWAQAEKDEEKRRVEERRRAEQDQQRLESERKAREAKEATEREKRDKERASQIEQQRKYQQQQEAESRTPDAEEQEEQKESCATHGDSAKASVAALPIAKGSVSPRDVFQQERDVASKSTAASSQPETEPSSNGKKAPTYEAAPPVEEEELYEDITEDNTVQEEPPQTEVSATENAESHGTCAKALYDYQAADSTEISFDPDDIITGIEMIDEGWWRGYAPDGTFGMFPANYVELL is encoded by the exons ATGGCTGTGAATCTGAGCAAAAACGGTGCTGCGCTTACGGCTGCCTACAAAGACGTAGTGGACGAGAAGTCGCAGACCAACTG ggCCTTATTCACATATGAGGGCAATACCAATGACATCCGATTGGCTGAGAAAGGAG AGGGTGGTCTGGAGGAGCTTGTGGAGGAGCTGAGCAGCGGGAAGGTCATGTACGGCTTTTGCCGGGTTCAAGACCCAAACTCCGGCTTGCCCAAATATGTCCTTATTAACTGG ACTGGAGAAGGTGTGAAAGATGCCAGGAAAGGACAATGTGCAAATCACGTCAGCTCCATCGGCAAGTTCTTAAAG GGTGCCCATGTCACCATCAATGCCCGAGCAGAGGAGGATGTCGAGCCGGAGTCTGTCATGCAGAAAGTTGCCAAGGCCTCAGGGGCCAACTACAGCTTTCACAAGGAGTCCAACCGCTTCTGTGACACTGGCCCTCGGGTCCCCGTG GGATCCGTCTATCAGAAGACCAATGCTGTATCAGAAATTAAAAAAACCAACAAGGACAACTTCTGGGCTCAGGCTGAG AAAGATGAGGAGAAGCGAAGGGTGGAGGAACGTAGACGGGCGGAGCAAGACCAGCAACGCCTGGAGAGTGAGCGCAAGGCTCGGGAAGCGAAGGAAGCCACTGAGCGTGAGAAGCGGGACAAGGAGAGGGCCAGTCAGATTGAGCAGCAGAG GAAataccagcagcagcaggaagctGAGAGCAGAACGCCAGATGCAGAggagcag GAGGAGCAGAAAGAGTCCTGTGCGACACATGGAGACTCTGCTAAAGCCAGT GTGGCAGCCCTTCCCATCGCGAAAGGCTCCGTAAGTCCTAGGGACGTTTTTCAGCAGGAGAGAGACGTGGCTTCCAAAAGCACTGCTGCCAGCTCGCAACCAG AAACTGAGCCATCATCCAATGGGAAGAAGGCCCCCACCTATGAGGCTGCCCCCCCAGTGGAAGAGGAAGAGCTATATGAGGACATCACAGAGGACAACACTGTCCAAGAGGAGCCCCCGCAG ACTGAGGTGTCTGCCACAGAAAACGCAGAAAGTCACGGCACCTGTGCCAAGGCTCTGTATGACTACCAGGCTG CCGACAGCACTGAGATCTCCTTTGACCCGGATGACATCATCACAGGAATAGAGATGATCGATGAGGGATGGTGGCGTGGCTACGCCCCGGACGGGACCTTTGGCATGTTTCCAGCCAATTACGTCGAGCTCTTGTAG